The Vibrio gallaecicus genome contains a region encoding:
- a CDS encoding sensor histidine kinase, protein MTRIQRFSGLLLIVYGLFCVLGGRWVWQFNHQQLLSEHQSQLNRFSAHITSQLDRFAHIPELLSKDKELIDALLAPENSAQIELTNRYLKHVNSVIHASDTYLIDKYGTTLASSNWQKERSFVSRNFAFRPYFKEAIIGDESQYFALGSTSGQRGYYYAYPVSYAAEIVGVVVVKMDLSSIEENWKGKQSYFVANDKDQVIFMSSNSKWLFKSLQPLEQPVLQRIKDSRQYLNTEIESLNLLGDLEKTASILTSKSTLAQGKFFVSSRQLEQPKLTIRVLTPTHLVWWDLVGYLVILSLVFAVLFLIFQLLEHRRQKLLQIEKVQEIARQKLEFQVLERTSELHAEVNQRAKTEQALRQTQDELIQAAKLAVLGQMSASISHELNNPLAAIRSYADNGRLFLDKGKFERVDDNLSRISGLTDRMAKISQQLKSFARKSSTNELNLVQFQPIVSSAKELMKPQLKTERVTLEETPLDTHVSLLANPIQLEQVLINLLTNAIQAMEKQNDKLIIISQEISIDKQLLIHIDDNGPGVEASKISTFFEPFHTTKKNGLGLGLSLSQQIVETMNGQLTACNSSLGGARFTISLPAVKPDDVDSSEMHNEKTSDSQKNN, encoded by the coding sequence GTGACCAGGATCCAACGCTTTTCAGGGTTGTTATTAATAGTTTATGGCTTATTTTGTGTGTTAGGTGGTCGCTGGGTTTGGCAGTTCAACCATCAACAATTACTCTCTGAACATCAATCTCAACTTAACCGTTTTTCAGCCCATATCACCAGCCAATTAGATAGATTCGCCCATATTCCAGAGTTATTATCTAAAGACAAAGAGCTGATAGACGCCTTATTAGCCCCTGAAAACTCCGCTCAGATAGAGCTAACTAACCGCTACCTCAAACATGTAAATAGCGTTATACACGCATCAGATACTTACTTAATTGATAAATACGGTACAACTTTAGCTTCAAGTAACTGGCAAAAAGAACGCTCTTTTGTCAGCAGAAATTTTGCTTTTCGTCCTTACTTTAAAGAAGCAATTATTGGTGACGAAAGTCAGTATTTTGCACTTGGTTCTACATCTGGTCAGCGGGGTTATTATTATGCTTACCCTGTATCTTATGCGGCTGAAATTGTAGGTGTGGTTGTGGTAAAGATGGATTTATCCTCCATTGAAGAAAACTGGAAAGGAAAACAAAGCTATTTTGTTGCAAACGACAAAGATCAGGTCATCTTTATGTCTAGCAACTCCAAGTGGCTATTTAAAAGCCTCCAACCACTTGAGCAACCAGTATTACAACGCATAAAAGATAGTAGGCAGTATTTAAATACTGAAATAGAAAGCTTGAACCTGCTAGGCGATCTCGAAAAGACCGCCTCTATCCTTACTTCAAAAAGTACGCTTGCTCAGGGCAAATTCTTTGTTTCATCTCGTCAACTGGAGCAACCAAAACTGACAATAAGAGTACTGACCCCTACCCATTTAGTTTGGTGGGATCTCGTAGGTTACCTTGTCATTCTCAGCCTAGTCTTTGCGGTTTTATTTCTCATTTTTCAACTACTCGAACATCGTCGTCAAAAACTTCTTCAGATTGAAAAAGTACAAGAGATTGCAAGACAAAAATTAGAGTTCCAAGTCTTAGAAAGAACCTCTGAATTGCATGCAGAAGTCAATCAAAGAGCCAAAACAGAGCAGGCTTTGAGGCAAACACAAGACGAGCTGATTCAAGCAGCTAAACTTGCCGTATTAGGGCAAATGTCCGCAAGTATTAGCCACGAACTTAACAACCCTTTGGCAGCTATTCGTAGCTACGCGGATAACGGTCGATTATTTTTAGACAAAGGAAAATTTGAACGAGTCGATGATAACTTATCGCGGATTTCAGGCTTAACAGACCGCATGGCAAAAATCAGCCAGCAGCTCAAATCCTTTGCTCGAAAGTCGTCAACTAATGAATTAAACCTCGTTCAGTTTCAGCCCATTGTAAGCTCAGCAAAAGAGCTCATGAAACCTCAACTGAAAACTGAGCGAGTCACACTTGAAGAAACGCCCCTAGATACTCACGTATCTTTGCTTGCAAACCCAATTCAACTGGAGCAAGTATTAATCAACTTACTAACGAATGCCATTCAGGCAATGGAAAAGCAGAATGATAAACTGATTATAATTTCCCAAGAAATATCGATTGATAAACAGTTACTTATCCATATTGATGACAATGGTCCGGGAGTAGAAGCCAGTAAAATATCAACCTTCTTTGAACCATTTCATACAACAAAAAAAAATGGGCTCGGATTAGGATTATCACTATCTCAGCAAATTGTGGAAACAATGAACGGGCAATTAACAGCATGTAACAGCTCTCTTGGTGGTGCTCGTTTCACTATTTCACTCCCAGCAGTAAAGCCTGATGATGTTGATAGCAGCGAAATGCACAATGAAAAAACCAGTGACTCCCAAAAGAATAATTAA